The Candidatus Binatia bacterium DNA window TTTTCGGGCGCCGGTGCTTTGTGGTAGGTGGCAGCCAGTCAACGCAAAGAAGGATGAGAGCCGAATGGCATATGACACCATCATCGTCGAGAAGCGCGGCCGCGTGGGCTGGCTGATCTTCAACCGCCCGCAAGCCCTGAACGCCATGAATGCCAGGCTGATGGAAGAGACGGCCCAGGCCTGGATCGAACTCGACACCGATCCCGGCGTGCGCGTCATCGTCAACAGCGGCATCGGGCGCGGATTCAACACAGGCGTGGACGTCAAAGAAATTGCAACCGACCCACGCGGGATGAAACGTGCCACGGACAAAGTGAAGAACTTCGACCTGCGGCTCACCGGCTGGCACTGCGGCGTGCAAAAGCCGGTGATCTGTGCCGTCAACGGCATCTGCGCCGGTGGAGGCCTGCATTACGTCGCCGACGCGGACATCGTCATCGCCGCCAGCAACGCCACCTTCTTGGATCCGCACGTGTCGGTGGGGCAGGTGGTCGCGTACGAGACCATCGGTCTGGCACGGCGCATGCCGTTCGAAGCGGTGATGCGCATGGCCATGACCGGGAAGCACGAACGCATCAGTGCACAGCGCGCCTACGAGCTGGGCATGATCAGCCAGATCGTGGATCCGCCGGACAAGCTCTTCGACGAGGCGCAGGCTTTGGCCGAGAAGGTCGCGAAGAACTCCCCCACCGCCTTGATCGCTTCCAAGCGAGCCCTGTGGGAGTCACTGGAAATGGGATTGACCGCGGCGATGAAGGCGGGGGGCAAACATCTGATGGCCATGTGGGACCACCCCGATCAGCTCGAAGGTCCCAAGGCGTTCGCCGAGAAGCGCGAGGCGAATTGGGTCGAGCCGAAGATCGAGCACTGACGGCCGGCTAGGCACTTTCTCGTCCCTGTGGCCTCTGGGTGGAGCGCGATCGCTGTTCCACAATCTCGTTAGCTGATCGCGGCGAGGTCGTGGTAATCTGGCATCGATGGATGAGCAAGTACAGGTTGTGCGTGCCCGTGGCAGGGTGTGGACGGTAGCCCGAGTTCGTCAGTCGGAGGCAGAAGAGGCGGACTTCCGTTTCTGGTACGAAGGCTTGAGCCCGGAGCAACGCGTCGACGTCGTTGCGGACGCACTGGATAGTTGCATGAAAACGCGAGGTGCCGATGGCGTCCCGAGACTA harbors:
- a CDS encoding enoyl-CoA hydratase/isomerase family protein, translating into MAYDTIIVEKRGRVGWLIFNRPQALNAMNARLMEETAQAWIELDTDPGVRVIVNSGIGRGFNTGVDVKEIATDPRGMKRATDKVKNFDLRLTGWHCGVQKPVICAVNGICAGGGLHYVADADIVIAASNATFLDPHVSVGQVVAYETIGLARRMPFEAVMRMAMTGKHERISAQRAYELGMISQIVDPPDKLFDEAQALAEKVAKNSPTALIASKRALWESLEMGLTAAMKAGGKHLMAMWDHPDQLEGPKAFAEKREANWVEPKIEH